From Acidobacteriota bacterium:
CCGGACGGCACGGCGCAGCAGGTACCAGCCCAGCGCCAGCAGCGCCAAGATGGCGATCGTTTGGAAGAGCACGGCGAACTGCTCAAACGTCCCCATGAGCGGCGGTTCCGGATCCTGAAGCAGCAGGAACACCAGATAGGATGGTTTCAGGCCGTCGGCGTACAGCATCGTTCGCGCCAGAATCGCCGGGATCCGGCCGTTGTGCGCGATGGTGAGCGCTTCCAGCAGCACTTGATCCGGGGCCGGGCGCGCGGACTGCAACTTTTCGAGAGACAGTTTGGCGGCGATTGCCGGCGCAATGCTGATCGAGGATCGGCCGAAATGCGTGACTCCCGCCGGGTCCCGGATCTGCAGCAGGTAGAGACCTTCCCGCTCGTAGATCCCCTGCAGCCGGATCAGGCGCTGCTGACGGGTCAGCGGGGAATGCATGACCAGCTGCAGTTGGGCGATCACCCGGCCCACCTTCGCCGCCCGGAGCGCGTCGTTGCGCTCGGTCTGAACCTTGTGCACATGGAGAGTGAGGAATGCGTTCATCGCCACCGCCGACACAATGGCCAGCGTGACGATTCCGCCCAAAATGTAGATCGTGTGCCGCGGAGGCATACAGCCGCTCACAGCAGACTCCAGTACCAGTCGAGCAGAATCTCCCCGAAGAACAGGGCGCTGACTGCGGCGATGCCCAGGAAGGTCCCAAATGGAATTTCATATTTCCGATCGCCGCCGGCCCGGCGGATGAGCACCAGACCCACCACCGCCCCGAGCAACGATCCCAGGAAAACCGTGAGCAGGGTGCGCCCCCAACCCAGCACCGCGCCCACCAGACCCATGAGGATGATGTCTCCATGCCCCATGCCTTCTTCCCGGCGGACGAGATAGTAGCCGACGGCCACCACGAGCAGCATCCCCGCCCCCAGCAGCGAGCCGACCAGCGATCCGATCCAGGCGAGAATTCGCTCGTCCGCCGTCATCACGCCCAGCAAACCCAGCAGCCGGCCGACGTTCGGCGCCTCATACTGATGGATCACCTGCCAGGGGGCGGTGGCCAGCCCGACGATCCAGCCGCCCACGGTGATGCCGTGGGGTAGGATGCGGTGCTGGGCGTCGATGAAGACCAAAACGAGCATCGCGCTGCCGAAGGCGGCGTAGAGCAGCGCCGATGGGGTCAAGGCCCACCCCAGATAGGCGGCAACCCACAGCAGGCCGTTGAGTGCTTCGACCACGGGGTACTGCCAAGAGATGGCGGTGCTGCACCGGCGGCATCGCCCGCGCAGGATGAGGAAACTCAGGATGGGAATGTTGTCATAGAAGGCGATGGGCTGGCCGCAGCCTGGGCAGGCTGAGCGGGGTGTGACGATGGAGCGTTCGCGAGGCACCCGGTAGATGCAGACATTCAGGAAGCTGCCCACCACAATGCCGAAGGCGAAAATCATTAGATAGATCATGACCGTTGGATGCCCTTCGATATTCGCAGGTATCGACCGGGTCGTCGCATACCGCCAAGCCGGATCCGGACTGGTGCGGGGCGGATCCGACACCTTCAGGCGAGGCCACGTTAGCCGAAATAGCCCTGCGAATCAACAAAAAACTGCCCTGTGGGTACCAGGGCAGCCGTCACCATAAGGTGGATTGGGGAGGGTATGGAGAATGTTTCAAACAGTTTTAATTATACTGTTTTCCCGATACAGGTCAAGTTGAAACATCACCCGGCGGCCTCCCACCGAACATGCAGATACATCACTGTTTAAAGCGGATCCCGAGCCTGGATCTCGATTCGAATATATCGTTATGACGGGCAACTCATCAGTGATTGTGGCCGCGGGTACCTGCCTCGCCAAAGTAGGCCTTGCGGAACTCTGCCAGCAGTTCGCGCAGTCGGGCCACGCGGCTCAGGTCCGTGGTCTGCTTGGCCTGCATCGCCACGATGAGCATTTCGTGCAGCAGGGTCAACTGCCGGAGGTACCGGGCATGCGCCTCGGCATTTGTCGCATCCGCCGGCTTGATCCGCTGGGTGAGGAAATACTGGGCGACGGTTTCCTGGATGTAGCTGGCGTGCGTCTCCTTGTTCGTGACCCACCGCACCAGCTGGTTGTAGTTCTTCTCTCCCTGCACCGAAAGCTGGACGATCTGCTGCATGGATTTCTCCACGGTGTCAATGTCCTCGGCAATCGCCTGGACGCGCAGCTCATCGCCGTAGATGCCGCACGGGATTTCGCAGTGGGCGCGGAGCGCCGGTGACAACACCGACAGCGCAGCCAACATGGCGAGCAGGAGTGTGGCTTTTTTCATCATCTGATCCTCCTTGCCGGGACGCATTGGCGCCCGGTTCACGGACAACAGATTCAGTCCGGTTCGGATGGATTCAGACTACCGCCGCACCCGGCCATTCGGTTCACAACGTCCGGCGGGTAAGCATGCGGTGCGGCGGGCGATTCAGTCACCGGTGATAGCGGGAGATGAACTCCTCCACCTCGGGGATCCCGCCCTGGAAGACGAGGTAGCCGTTGCAGGGCTCGCGTTCGGTGATCTCGCCGGCGATGGGCGTGTACATGATCCGCCGAACTTCCGCCAGGTCGCTCGTCTGCCCCAGCGCCCAGCCCAGTTTCACGTAGGCCACCTCGGGGAGCATGTTGGCCATGGGCACGACGCCCAGCTCCATCATGTCGCGCCCCGTGTCGTAGACGTACATCTGGACATAGCCCCACAGCGTCTGCACGGTCATATAGACGGCGATCTGCTTCTCCTTTGCCCGCTTCAGGGCCGGGTAGAGCGGTTTGTTGACGTGGCCGAGCCCGGTGCCGGCGATGATGATGCCCCGGTAGCCGTTGTCGATGAGAGAGTCGATGATGTCCGGCCGCATGTTGGGATAGTAGTAGACGATGGACACCATCTCTTCGAACGCCGTGTTGATGGTCACGTTCCGGTCTCGCCGGCGCGGCTTGTAGTCGGGGCGTAGCGGAGTGATCGTCTCCCTGCTGACCATGGCCAGCGGGATGTCGCCGATGGTGCGGAACGTGGACCGGTAGCTGGAGTGCATCTTGCGCACGCGCGTCCCCCGATGGAGCAGGCCGTACTCGTCGGAGGTGGGCCCGAACATGCAGACCATCACTTCCGCCAGGTCGCCTTCGGCGGCGGCCTTGACGCTGTGCATCAGGTTCAACGCCGCATCGGACGACGGCCGGTCGCTGGAGCGTTGCGACCCCACCATGACGATGGGCACTGGCGAGTCCTGGACCATGAACGAGAGGATGGCGGCGGTATGGTGCATCGTGTCGGTACCGTGGCCGATGACGATGCCCTGGACCCCCTTGGCGATCTCGCGGCCGATTGCCTCAGCGGTGCCCCGCCACTGCTCCGGCCCCATGTTCTCGCTGAACACGCCGTAGAGTTTTTCGGTTTCCAGGTTGCAGATGTCGGCCAGCTCGGGTACCGATCCGTAGAGCTCGCCGGGTGAAAACGCCGGGATGACGGCGCCGGTGCGGTAGTCCAGCCGGCTGGCGATGGTGCCGCCGGTGCCCAGGAGCTTGACCCGGGGTTTCTTCGGATCGAAGGGGAAATCTTTCTCGGGAATCTTGTAGTGGGCTTCCTTGCGGCCGGCGATGACGATGTTCGAAATGCCGGCGGCGGCGATGCCCACGTTGTACCCGTTGCGGAGCTTGAGCACAACATGGTAAGAGTCCGCGGTCTCCGAACGGGGCAAGATGATGCCGGTGAAGACGCCCTGCGGGGTGTGGACCTCGACGTCGCTCCAAACCATGGCGTTGAAATTCTTCAGCGCGGCCAGGGCTTCGCCGCGGTAACCCTTGTAGCTGTCGTCAGCGCTCATGGATGTCCTCCTGCAGCCGGGTCGCGAGGCGCACGGCCACCCCGGCGCCAGGCACACGTCCGTCCAGCTCCCGCATCACCAGTGCCATGGCCGTCCGGAACCGCTGCCCCGGGGTGGGGACGGCCAGTTCCTTGACGCGGGCCAGGCCGCGGGTGATCGCCGTCTCCACGCCGTCCGCTGGCAGCGGCGGCGGCAACTGCTCGGGTTCAAATCGTCCGGCTTCGGCCGCTCGGGCGAGGGCGGGCAGAATCCCTTCGCGGGCCAGCCGACCGCCGCGGTGCGCCGCCAGGATTCCTTCGAAATCGGCGGTCGTCAGCTGCGCCGTCGAGAGGCGTTTTCGTTTGAGCCGCTTGGGCAGTTGGACGAGGGCCACGGCAACCAGGACCGGCGGCAGCCCCCACTCCCGGACAACCTTTTCGAACAGCTCCCACTGGGGCGAGATGACCAGGGGCCGCACTACGTCTTCAGGCACCCCCTGCGTCCGGCACCACGCTTCGCGCGTCCAGTAGTATGCCGGCAGGTTCCGGCGAATCCGCTCCAGCCGCTCGCCGGCGATGCGCTTGGGGGGCAGGTCAGTGTCCGGGTACATGCGGTCGGGGCCAGGCAGGATCCGCTCGAAACCGTTGGTCCCGTCCCGGAGGGCTTGCCGGGTTTCCGACGGGATGCCTACCGTGGCCTCGCGCGCCCGGATGGCGATCTCCCGGGCGCCCGTCTCGACATCGGTGGGCGGGCCCCACACCACGACGACGGCGTCGTTGTCACCGGCGCCAGTGGCCTTCTTGATCTCATGCCATTCGGCGGCCGCCAGGGTCTCGCTCTGGCTGTCGCTGTGCACGATGTTGGGCAGCGTGGTCAGGCATGCGATCACCCGCACGCGGTCGGAGATCTCCCGGGAGAACGCGGTGTCGGTCTGGGTGGGCCAGCGCAGCAGGTCGCGGAAACCCACCAGGTTCACACCGAACACCACCTTCCCTTCGGCGATGGCTGTCCGGATGGGCTGGAAGCGCGTTTTGCGGAGGCTGCGGGTCACCTCCGTTGTCCGAGAAGCGAAGGAGGCCGGGGTCACGCCCCGCCGCCGCAGCTCGGCCCGCAGCCGCAACAGGCTCCACTGGCGCATGGCTTCGTGATAGGTCAGCAGCGGGATGTTGGGAATGCGCGGCACGCCCTTGATCTCGATCCGCGTGCCGCCGGTGACGCTGACGTTTACATCCTGCCGGGCGGCGCCGATCCCCGTGCGCACCCAGCCGGTGCTGCGCACCAGCCGGCGGCAGATCTCGCCCACCTGGGCCACTTCGTGGGGCGTGCGCATGTCCGGACCGGTGACCGTCTCGATGAGGGGCATGCCCAGCCGGTCGGTCAGGTACACCCGTCGGTGGCCGATGTCGCTCACCTCCCGACAGGCGTCCTCTTCGAGTCCGAGCTGGACGATCCGCACCTCCCGGTCCTTGAACGGGATCCGGCCGTTGACGCCGACGATGGTCGTCCGCTGGAATCCGGTGGGGATGCTGCCGTCAAGGTACTGCTTGCGGGCGATGTGGATCTCGTCCACCATGGAACACCGGTACAGCATAGCGATGCCCAGGGCGATATCGAGCGCGTCCTCGTTGAGCTCGAAGGGCGGCGTGTCGTCGATCTCGTAAGTGCAGACCGTGTCGCGGTTGATCCGATAGATGATCTCCTTGTGGGTCTTGAACTCCATCAGGGCGGTGCCGTCGTACTCACCGAGCTCGGACAGCGTCGGACGCATGTGCCGGAGGACTTCGGCGTGGTAGTGGTCGCTGTATCTGCCCGCGGGGCACCGACAAAAAAGTTTCTTGTCCGTGAGGAGCTGCTGGTGGATCTCGAGACCGGACCGGAATCCGATGCGGTGGTAGTCCGCGTCGGTCATTTCGGCAAACGGCTTGAATTCGAAATCGAGGAGTGCCTGGAGATCGGGTGCGGCGGAAGGCGGATCAGCGGGGGTCATACTCATGACCGTATCTCCCTGGTTGGAATCCGGAAACGTATGGGGCAGGCCGAGCCGTGCATACTCCGCCATGATAGCGATGATGATAGGATGAGGCAATAATTTTCAAAAAAACCGCCGGGGACAACCCCGGCGGTAACATCCGGACGCCCGTACCCGCTCAGACGGGCCGGGACCGCTTGTACCTGTGTTTGAGCGTCAGGCCGTCGGCGCCGTGCCCAAAATCGCAGCCAGGTCTTCTTCCACCGACCCGATGGGACGGATGGCGAATTTGTCCACCAGCACCTGGAGGACGGCCGGCGTCACGAAGGCGGGCAGAGTCGGCCCCAGGCGGATGTTGCGGATGCCCAGGTACAGCAGCGACAGCAGGATCACCACGGCTTTCTGCTCGTACCAGGACAGGATCAGGGACAGCGGCAACCCGTTCACGTCGGTCTTGAAAGCCGCCGCCAGTGCACCGGCGATCTTGACCGCGGAGAACGCGTCGTTGCACTGGCCCACGTCGAGCAGGCGCGGGATGCCGCCGATGTCCCCGAACGCCAGCTTGTTGAAGCGGTACTTGCCGCAGGCCAGGGTTAGGATCATGCAATCCTTGGGCACCGCCTGGGCGAACTGGGTGTAGTAGTTCCGCCCGGATTTGGCGCCGTCGCACCCGCCGATGAGGAAGAAGTGCCGGATGGCGCCCTTCTGGACGGCTTCGATCACCTTGTCCGCCACGCCGAGCACGGCGTTGTGGCCGAAGCCCACCCAAATGGTGTCAGCGGGACCGTCCGCCGCAAAACCGGGCGCCGCCTGGGCCGCCGCGATCACCGGCGCGAAGTTCCGGTCGGCGATATGAGTCACCCCCGGCCAGGCCACCAGGCCCGTGGTGAACATCCGGTTGAAGTAGGTTTCCTTCGGTTTTTGGATGCAGTTGGTGGTCATCAGGATGGCGCCCGGAAAGGCGTCGAATTCCTGCCGCTGGTCCTGCCAGGCGCCGCCGTAATTGCCGGCCAGGTGCGGGTACTTTTTCAAACCGGGGTAGGCCAGCGCCGGCAGCATCTCCCCGTGGGTGTACACGCGGATCCCCGTCCCCGCGGTTTGCTGCAGCAGAGCATCCAGATCCTTGAGGTCGTGGCCCGACACCAGAATGGCCTTGCCCTTGAGCGGGTGGATGCGCACCCGGGTGGGTTCAGGATGCCCGTACGCGCCGGTGTTGGCGGCGTCCAGCAGCTCCATGACCCGAATGTTGACTTCACCGACCCGCAGCGCGAGCGCCAACAGCTCATCGGCCTTCAGGTCCGGCCTGGTCAGCGTGTCGAGCGCCTCGTGGAAGAAGGCATACACCGCCTCGTCTTCCTGGCCCAAGATCTGGGCATGATCGGCGTAAGCCGCCATGCCTTTCAGCCCGTAGGTGATGAGCTCTTCCAGCCCCACCAGGTCCCGGCTGCGGGCGTTCAATCGACGCTGGATGCCGATCTGTTCCCCCTGCTGAAGCATGTCGCCGCGGCTGGCGGCGGGGACCAGGCTGGACGGATCGCCCAGACTCTCGGGGGTCCGGCCGGCCCGCCGGCTGGCGGCCATGTACGCGTCGCGGGCCTGATCCCGCAATCCGGCGACTTTCCGGATCATGGCCTCCAGCCTGGCCGGATCGAAGTTGACGTTGGTCACGGTGGTGAACAACGCCTCGATGACCGCCAAATCGTACTGGCGGTCACGAACTCCAAGCAGCCGGAGCCGGTGAGCGTACATGGCCAGTCCTTTACTGAAGCAAAACAGCAAGTCCTGCAGGGAGGCGGTCTCCGCATCCTTGCCGCAGACGCCGGCCTTGGTGCAACCGCTGCCCTGGGCCGTCTGTTCACACTGATAACAAAACATACTCATATTTGCCTCCGCTCTGGTAATGTCTCGCTTCCTGGACACATTTTAGATGCTCCATGGCGCATTGACTTTGACTTAGGTCAAACCCGGACCCGATCCTTGATCATGCACACGACCGCTCCGGCAGCCTTTCACCGAACGGGCTCGCCGGGGTTGCATCTATGCGGATCGCAGGCTCTGTGCTAAGATGATTTCTGGCTTGCGGCCCGTGCCGCCGTCTTGAGATCAACCCGTGGTTGCGTTGATCGCGCCGGGCGGAAATGTCAACGCCGGCCGTCGATTCCGGCGCATGATCGACCCCGGCGATGCGGCGGCCCGGGCCGGATCCGCCGGTCCGGGAGAGGTCTATGGGCACGATCGAGAGCTACTGCCCCGGCTGCTTTCACGAAAAGGGTACGGCGCCGATCTGCCCGACCTGCGGTTACGATGAACGCTCCCGGACCAGCCCCATCGCCTTGCCGCCGCGCTCCCTGCTGCGGGACAATTACCTCGTCGGCCGCGTCCTGGGCCGCCCCGGGGGATTCGGCATCACTTACCTCGGGTATGACCTCAGTCTCGAGACCCGCGTTGCGATCAAGGAGTACCTGCCCCGCGACTTGGCCGGCCGCGACGACGACCACCGGACCGTGGTCCTGCACAGCCAGGACGACACCGAGAGCTTCACCTACGGGCTGGAGCAGTTCCTCAAGGAAGCCCGCACCCTGGCCAAGTTCAACCACCCGCGCGTGGTCCGGGTGCGCACGTTCTTCCAGGAAAACGCCACCGCCTACCTGGTCATGGATTACATCGAGGGGATCTCGCTCGCCGAATTCCTCGAACGGCTGGATCGGCCGCTCACCGAGCAGCAGGCGCTGGACGTCATGATGCCCATTCTCGACGGCGTCGGCGTCGTCCACAGCCAAGGGTTTTTGCACCGCGACATCAAACCCCAGAACATCTACCTGACCGCCGCCCGGCAACCGATCCTGCTCGATTTCGGCGCCGCTCGTCTGGCAATGGGGGAAAAGAGCCGGAGCCTATCGGTCATCCTGACGCCTGGATTCGCCCCCTACGAACAGTACCATCGGCGTGGCGAGCAGGGACCGTGGACCGACATCTACGCCTGCGCGGCCACGCTCTATTACATGGTCACCCGCCAGGTCCCGCCCGACGCTTTGGAGCGGGAAAAAGGCGATACGCTGACACCGCCAGACTCGACCCAGCCCGGCCTGTCGCCCCATTTCTGCCGGGCCATCCTGCGGGCGCTGGCCACCGAACCGGCGTCCCGCCCCCGATCCATTGCCGAATTTCAGTTGCAGCTGCGGGGATTGTCCGTCGCGCCGGCAGCCGAATCCGATCCCACTCTGGCCATCCCGGCTCCCGTGAAGGTGCCCGAACGCATCACCGACACGGGTGCGTCCGCCACCCTGGCCATCGCACCGCCGCCACCGACAGCGACCCGCCGGTCATGGGTGCCGCTCGCGGTCGGCAGCGCCGCAGCGGTGCTTCTGGCCGCCGCCGCGGTGGTCGGCTACTGGATGTTCCAACCGGCGACCGATGACTCCAGGCGTACCGACAATCCCGTTGTCGCGTCGCCCGCAGCCGAATCGCAGCCGGCGGTGACGTCGGCCGACGACGACGCCAAACCTGTTCCGCCGCCGCCAGTCGCCGCCGCGGCGGCCGATCCGATCCGCCCGGCGGCGCCTGCAGCCGGCGATGCATCGGACGCGGCGGCAACGCCGCCGGCGCCGGTCACCGCTCCGGCCGTGCGCACCACCCAGCCGGCTGCACCACCGCCCATCACCCCCGCGACCGACACCGCCCCGGCACCAAAGGAAGCTTCCGCGCGGCGCGAACCCCTGCGCCTCAGCGAACCTGAATTGCGGACCCGGTTGCGCGAATACATGCCGCCGCCCCACGTGCGGCAGCGCATCCGTTCGCTCACCCGGTTTGTCAAGACCAGTTGTCTCGTCCCGATCGAGTTGCTGGTGGATGAGACCGGCGCAGTCGTCCGGGCCACACCCCAGCCGTCGCCATGCCCCCCCAACGTGGCGATGATCTATGCCGAAGCGGCGCGCCACTGGCGGTTCGACCCCACCCACGCGCCGGACGGCAGCGCGGTTCCGGTCATCGGAGTCGTCCATATCCCCTTCCCGCCCCCCGAAAAGGATGTTCCGGACGGAACCAGACCCCTCCCGCGCCGCTGATCCCGCTCGCGGGCCATAGGCATGCGGTCCGCCGCATGCCCGGCCGCGTCGGCCCGACCGTGCTATAATACCGTGCCCGCACCGACCACCTGTTCAGGAGCCGTTGCATGATCAGCCGTGAAGCTCTCCCCGTCGCCGCCCGGTCCGCCTGTGCCTTGCTCGTGGCGGCCGGCCTGCTCATGATCGCCACCACGCTTGCGGCCCAGGTCAGTGAAGGCGGGCTCCCCTACAGTTTTCAGAAGTCCACCCAGCCGGCGATCCACTCCATCGTGCTGCCGCCAGTGGATGTTCCCAGCCTGCTGGCGGAAGACCGCCGGGAGGCGGCACTGGGTCTGCCGTTCCGATTCGGATACCCCATTGAGCGGCGCCTGGATATGAACTCCGCCGGCACGTGGTCGTCTCTCCCGGATGGCGGCCGCCTCTGGCGGTTGCGCCTGGTGTGCCCCGGCGCCCACTCCATCAACCTGGTCTACGACGCGTTCTGGCTGCCCCGCGGCGCCCGCTTCTTCCTGTACAACGACGATGAGAGTTCGGTTCTCGGCGCTTTCACCCATCGCAACAACAAACCGCACGGGAGATTCGCCACCGGGCCCACCCGGGGCGACGCGTGTACCCTGGAGTATTACGAACCGCCGGGCGTCGATCGGTCCGGCTGCATCACCATCGCCCGGATCATCCACGGGTACCGGAATGTGTTCGACAAGCTGGATAAATCATTCGGCGACTCGGGCGCCTGCAACGTGAATGTGCAGTGTCCCGAAGGCGCCGCCTGGGAGGCCCAGATCCGCTCGGTGGCCATGATTTTGACCAGCGGCGGCTGGCGACTCTGCTCCGGCGCGCTGGTCAACAACGTCCGCAACGACTATACGCCCTACTTTCTCACCGCCAACCACTGCCTCGGCGGCGAGGAAACATGGGTGATCATGTTCAACTATCAGAGCTCCAGCTGCGCCAACTTCGACGGGCCGACGACGGACACGGTGTCCGGTACAACCCTGCTGGCCAACAACTGGGATTCCGACGTCGCCCTGCTTCGACTCAGCGAAGATCCGCCGCCGGAATACAACGTGCATTTCGCCGGCTGGTCGGCCGTGGACACCGCGCCGCCGCATACGGTGTGCATTCATCATCCCAGCGGCGACATCAAAAAGATCACGTTCGATAACGATCCGCCCGTATCCGCCACCTATGGCGGCACCCCAGCCAATTCGCACTGGAAGACGATCCGGTACGAATTGGGGACCACCGAACCCGGCTCTTCGGGTTCACCGCTGTTTGACGATCTCCACCGCATCATCGGCCAGCTCCATGGCGGCACCGCCGCGTGCGACGGGGCGGAGCCGAACGACCAGCCGGATTATTACGGCAAGTTCGCCCGCTCCTGGGACAACGGCGCCACCGCCGCCCAGCGTCTCCGCGATTGGTTGGATCCCGACAACACCGGCGCCACCACGTTGGACGGCATCGATGCAGCCGACGGCCACTCGCCGGTGGCGGAGATCACCGCGCCCGCCCCGCACGCCCTGCTCGTCGGGCTAGTGACTGTCGCGGCCACCGCCACCGACGATGTGGTCGTGACCCAGGTGGAGTTTTTCATCGACGACGTATCCATCGGCGCCGACACCGCCGCCCCCTACGCCGTCGACTGGGACACCACCGCCTGGGCCGACGGGCCCCACACAATCCGCGCCACGGCCACCGACACCGACGGGTTGCGAGGCAGCGATTGGATTGCGGTCACCCTGGCCAACCACATCTTGGCCTGCACCGCCCAAACGACGCCTGCTGCCGGGGTGGCCCCGCTGGACGTGACGTTCAGTGCCACTGTTTCCGGCGGTGCAGGACCGTACCAGGTGGTGTGGGATTTCGGCGACGGCAGCGATCCCGCCACCACGCTGGGAACCGTCCACACCTATGAGCGTGCCGGCACGTATCACTGGGGCTTCACGGCGCAGGACGCGCTGGGCGAACGGACACGCTGCGAAGGCGACGTGCCGGTTTCGCTGCCGCCCGCCGACGCCGCCGACCAGGTCATTGCCGCCCACGTCACCCGGCTGCCCGGCTGGGCCAGCCAGATCGTGCTGACCAACACCGGCGACACGCCGGTCGCGCCCCGGCTGTACGCGCTGGCCGCCGACGGCACCCACCTGGCCACTGCCACCCTCCACGAACTGCCGGCTCGCGCTCACACCAATCTGACACCCGATGCCCTGTTCCCCGGGGTACCCGCGGCCACCGATTTCTGGGTGCTCGTCGCCGACGCATCCCGGATCGAAGGCGTCACCGTGTTCGGCACCGATGACGACCAGAGCCTCGTCACCATGCCCCTCCTCCGCGGAGGGGATATCGCGCTGGTCTTTCCGTTCGTGTACATTTCCGATATCTATTACACCGGCCTGACGCTCGTCAATCCAGGCCAGGCGGCGGTGGCCGCCCGGTTGACCGCGTTGGCGGAATCGGGCGACGAGCTGGCGGCGATCGATGTGGTCATCCCAGCCCGAGGCAAATATGTCCGGCTGTTGGACGGCATCTTCCCGGGCGTCGAGCCGATCCTCATCCGATTCGTGGCCGTGTCCGCCGAGCGGGAGCTGATGGGCTTCGAATTGTTCGGTTCGTTCGTGGACCAGGGATTGGCCGGTCTGCCGGCTGTCCTGATGACACCGCTGACCGGTCCGCCGGTGCTTCGGGACATCCCGCCGGCCGCTGATTCGGTGGCCCGGCCCGCGGGATTCCAGGGCTGGGGCATCTCCGACACCGCCGTGCGCCTGCGGTGGGACGCCAATGTCGAGCCCGGCGTTCATTATGTGATCTACCGGAAGAACGGGATGTACACCACCGAGGTCGGCCAGACCGAATCGACTGCCTTCACGGTCACGGGACTGGAGACCGGCCGCACCTACACGTTTCTCATGAAAGCCGTCGACGGCGCGGGCACCTTCTCCGCGTACAGCCGGCAGATCCGGGTCGCGCCGCTGCCGTCCGGCCAGATGGATTGGCCGCACCGCCTGTTCTATGGCGCGGTGCCCGATCCCGCGCGGTACTACACCGGGGTCACGTTCTCCATTTCGGGCACGGATCCGGTCACCGCACACGCGTTCATCCAGGATGCCGACGGCCGGGTGCTGGCCGAAGCCGCCTGGCCGACGGCGCCCGGTGAACAGATCACGCGTGAGCTTCCGGCCCTCTTCGGGCAGGCGGAGATTCCCGGGGCCGCCTGTTTGCGCGTCGGCGCCGACGTCCCTCTGACAGGATTCTCGCTCTACATGACCCGTCCGGGCCTAGCGGAGCCGTACCTGTTCGACGGGGCGCCCGCCTGCCCGTGGGGGAGTTACGGTCTGATCTTTCCCATGGTCCCGGACGAAGCCGCGTGGACCGGTGTGCTCCGCTTAACCAGTCTGGCCGGACAGGACGGCACGTTCACCGTGAGCGGTTACGACCGGGGCGGCGCGCTGAT
This genomic window contains:
- the gatD gene encoding Glu-tRNA(Gln) amidotransferase subunit GatD, producing the protein MSADDSYKGYRGEALAALKNFNAMVWSDVEVHTPQGVFTGIILPRSETADSYHVVLKLRNGYNVGIAAAGISNIVIAGRKEAHYKIPEKDFPFDPKKPRVKLLGTGGTIASRLDYRTGAVIPAFSPGELYGSVPELADICNLETEKLYGVFSENMGPEQWRGTAEAIGREIAKGVQGIVIGHGTDTMHHTAAILSFMVQDSPVPIVMVGSQRSSDRPSSDAALNLMHSVKAAAEGDLAEVMVCMFGPTSDEYGLLHRGTRVRKMHSSYRSTFRTIGDIPLAMVSRETITPLRPDYKPRRRDRNVTINTAFEEMVSIVYYYPNMRPDIIDSLIDNGYRGIIIAGTGLGHVNKPLYPALKRAKEKQIAVYMTVQTLWGYVQMYVYDTGRDMMELGVVPMANMLPEVAYVKLGWALGQTSDLAEVRRIMYTPIAGEITEREPCNGYLVFQGGIPEVEEFISRYHR
- the hcp gene encoding hydroxylamine reductase; the protein is MFCYQCEQTAQGSGCTKAGVCGKDAETASLQDLLFCFSKGLAMYAHRLRLLGVRDRQYDLAVIEALFTTVTNVNFDPARLEAMIRKVAGLRDQARDAYMAASRRAGRTPESLGDPSSLVPAASRGDMLQQGEQIGIQRRLNARSRDLVGLEELITYGLKGMAAYADHAQILGQEDEAVYAFFHEALDTLTRPDLKADELLALALRVGEVNIRVMELLDAANTGAYGHPEPTRVRIHPLKGKAILVSGHDLKDLDALLQQTAGTGIRVYTHGEMLPALAYPGLKKYPHLAGNYGGAWQDQRQEFDAFPGAILMTTNCIQKPKETYFNRMFTTGLVAWPGVTHIADRNFAPVIAAAQAAPGFAADGPADTIWVGFGHNAVLGVADKVIEAVQKGAIRHFFLIGGCDGAKSGRNYYTQFAQAVPKDCMILTLACGKYRFNKLAFGDIGGIPRLLDVGQCNDAFSAVKIAGALAAAFKTDVNGLPLSLILSWYEQKAVVILLSLLYLGIRNIRLGPTLPAFVTPAVLQVLVDKFAIRPIGSVEEDLAAILGTAPTA
- the gatE gene encoding Glu-tRNA(Gln) amidotransferase subunit GatE, translated to MSMTPADPPSAAPDLQALLDFEFKPFAEMTDADYHRIGFRSGLEIHQQLLTDKKLFCRCPAGRYSDHYHAEVLRHMRPTLSELGEYDGTALMEFKTHKEIIYRINRDTVCTYEIDDTPPFELNEDALDIALGIAMLYRCSMVDEIHIARKQYLDGSIPTGFQRTTIVGVNGRIPFKDREVRIVQLGLEEDACREVSDIGHRRVYLTDRLGMPLIETVTGPDMRTPHEVAQVGEICRRLVRSTGWVRTGIGAARQDVNVSVTGGTRIEIKGVPRIPNIPLLTYHEAMRQWSLLRLRAELRRRGVTPASFASRTTEVTRSLRKTRFQPIRTAIAEGKVVFGVNLVGFRDLLRWPTQTDTAFSREISDRVRVIACLTTLPNIVHSDSQSETLAAAEWHEIKKATGAGDNDAVVVVWGPPTDVETGAREIAIRAREATVGIPSETRQALRDGTNGFERILPGPDRMYPDTDLPPKRIAGERLERIRRNLPAYYWTREAWCRTQGVPEDVVRPLVISPQWELFEKVVREWGLPPVLVAVALVQLPKRLKRKRLSTAQLTTADFEGILAAHRGGRLAREGILPALARAAEAGRFEPEQLPPPLPADGVETAITRGLARVKELAVPTPGQRFRTAMALVMRELDGRVPGAGVAVRLATRLQEDIHER
- a CDS encoding prepilin peptidase, coding for MIYLMIFAFGIVVGSFLNVCIYRVPRERSIVTPRSACPGCGQPIAFYDNIPILSFLILRGRCRRCSTAISWQYPVVEALNGLLWVAAYLGWALTPSALLYAAFGSAMLVLVFIDAQHRILPHGITVGGWIVGLATAPWQVIHQYEAPNVGRLLGLLGVMTADERILAWIGSLVGSLLGAGMLLVVAVGYYLVRREEGMGHGDIILMGLVGAVLGWGRTLLTVFLGSLLGAVVGLVLIRRAGGDRKYEIPFGTFLGIAAVSALFFGEILLDWYWSLL
- a CDS encoding superoxide dismutase; protein product: MKKATLLLAMLAALSVLSPALRAHCEIPCGIYGDELRVQAIAEDIDTVEKSMQQIVQLSVQGEKNYNQLVRWVTNKETHASYIQETVAQYFLTQRIKPADATNAEAHARYLRQLTLLHEMLIVAMQAKQTTDLSRVARLRELLAEFRKAYFGEAGTRGHNH